A single Lactuca sativa cultivar Salinas chromosome 8, Lsat_Salinas_v11, whole genome shotgun sequence DNA region contains:
- the LOC111902335 gene encoding lipoyl synthase, chloroplastic: MMLIQQFKTPLSYNFPNSTSNSRTPTQNYNNVRFSIKNNNNSSNSISSTDSNSITSMKSDLNDDIANASSLMSSSASTKSPPYPGGMGPYTGRDPNVKKPSWLRQKAPQGEKYLEVKDSLERLKLNTVCEEAQCPNIGECWNGGEDGIATATIMLLGDTCTRGCRFCAVKTSKNPAPPDPMEPQNTAEAIVSWGVDYIVLTSVDRDDLPDGGSGHFAQTVKAMKKRKPEIMVECLTSDFRGDLEAVSMLANSGLDVFAHNIETVKRLQRIVRDPRAGYEQSLSVLKHAKASKKGMITKTSIMLGLGESDDELKEAMADLRAIDVDILTLGQYLQPTPLHLTVKEYVTPEKFEFWKDYGESIGFRYVASGPLVRSSYRAGELFVQTMVKERSKSALSL, encoded by the exons ATGATGctgattcaacaattcaagacACCCCTTTCTTACAATTTCCCAAATTCTACCTCAAATTCGAGAACTCCTACCCAAAATTACAACAATGTACGTTTTTCAatcaagaacaacaacaacagcagcaATAGCATCTCTTCTACTGATTCTAATTCGATTACTTCGATGAAGAGTGATCTTAATGATGATATTGCAAACGCATCATCGTTAATGTCGTCGTCTGCTTCGACTAAATCGCCGCCATATCCTGGTGGTATGGGTCCGTATACGGGTAGGGATCCGAACGTTAAGAAACCGAGTTGGCTCCGGCAAAAGGCTCCACAAGGAGAGAAGTATCTGGAGGTTAAAGATTCTTTAGAACGCCTTAAACTGAATACCGTTTGTGAAGAAGCACAATGCCCTAATATCGGGGAG TGTTGGAATGGAGGTGAAGATGGTATTGCAACTGCAACAATCATGCTTCTTGGTGACACATGCACCAGAGGATGCAGATTTTGTGCTGTCAAAACCAGCAAAAACCCTGCCCCACCAGACCCTATGGAACCACAAAACACCGCTGAAGCCATTGTCAGTTGGGG TGTGGATTACATTGTTTTGACCAGTGTTGACCGGGATGATCTTCCAGATGGTGGGAGTGGTCATTTTGCTCAAACTGTCAAAGCAATGAAG AAAAGGAAGCCAGAGATTATGGTTGAATGTTTGACTTCTGATTTTCGTGGTGATTTAGAAGCTGTATCCATGTTGGCTAACTCAGGATTGGACGTTTTTGCCCACAACATCGAAACAGTTAAAAGATTACAACGAATTGTAAGAGATCCTAGAGCTGG ATATGAACAGAGTTTATCAGTTTTGAAACATGCTAAGGCTAGTAAAAAAGGGATGATTACTAAAACTTCAATTATGTTGGGACTTGGTGAATCGGATGATGAATTGAAAGAAGCCATGGCTGATTTACGTGCCATAGATGTTGACATTTTGACTCTCGGACAGtatctacag CCGACTCCGTTGCACCTTACTGTGAAAGAATATGTTACACCTgagaaatttgagttttggaaagATTATGGGGAGTCAATTGGGTTTCGTTATGTAGCAAGTGGACCTTTG GTACGATCATCGTATAGGGCAGGAGAGTTATTTGTTCAAACTATGGTGAAAGAGAGGAGCAAAAGTGCTTTGTCATTATGA